A genomic region of Papaver somniferum cultivar HN1 chromosome 7, ASM357369v1, whole genome shotgun sequence contains the following coding sequences:
- the LOC113293484 gene encoding GDSL esterase/lipase At3g62280-like — MSSSTLLLYVFLCIFFVQFHHTLQSTSPILFNFGDSNSDTGGYVPALGIYIGLPYGNTFFLKGTSRWCDGRLIIDFLCESLKLKFLSPFLESLAPDFRGGANFAISASKTVIELYAPFSLDVQVKQFFRFQLRSLQLISEGHKDMIDESGFSRALYMIDIGQNDLLGALYLSNLTSPPVIKKIPSILGEIKLAVQNLYKFGGKKFWIHNTGPLGCVPRELARHPHNNTDLDRIGCYKVHNVVSMAFNKGLKALCEELRSTFIDATIVYVDIYTIKYDLFGNYKRYGFTKPHKACCGFGGEPNNYNVKATCGQPGYTMCENVTQNIVWDGLHYSEAANRVVASQILSTKFSTPPITLDSFWKS; from the exons ATGAGTTCTTCTACTCTCCTCTTGTATGTTTTTCTCTGCATTTTCTTTGTTCAGTTTCATCACACTTTGCAATCAACATCACCCATTTTGTTCAATTTTGGAGATTCGAACTCGGATACCGGTGGATATGTCCCCGCCTTGGGTATCTATATCGGTCTGCCCTACGGTAATACATTCTTCCTCAAGGGCACCAGCCGGTGGTGTGATGGGCGCCTAATCATCGATTTCCTGT GCGAAAGTTTGAAGCTGAAGTTTCTAAGCCCGTTTTTGGAGTCACTGGCACCAGATTTCAGAGGTGGTGCGAATTTCGCCATCTCAGCTTCAAAAACCGTCATTGAACTATACGCTCCTTTTTCACTAGACGTACAAGTTAAGCAGTTCTTTCGTTTCCAACTGCGTTCCCTCCAACTCATCTCAGAAGGCCACAAAGATATGATCGATGAAAGCGGGTTCAGCAGAGCGCTTTACATGATTGACATCGGACAAAACGATCTTCTAGGTGCCCTGTATTTATCAAACTTAACTTCACCACCGGTAATCAAAAAGATCCCATCAATTCTCGGAGAAATCAAATTAGCCGTTCAG AATCTTTATAAATTTGGTGGCAAGAAGTTTTGGATACACAACACCGGACCGCTAGGTTGTGTCCCGAGAGAGCTTGCTCGTCACCCTCATAACAACACGGATCTTGATCGAATTGGATGTTATAAGGTTCACAATGTTGTGTCGATGGCTTTTAATAAAGGATTGAAGGCTCTTTGTGAAGAATTGAGATCGACATTTATAGATGCAACCATTGTCTATGTTGACATATACACCATCAAGTACGACCTTTTTGGCAACTACAAGAGATATG GTTTTACGAAACCACATAAGGCTTGTTGCGGGTTTGGGGGTGAACCAAACAATTACAACGTGAAGGCAACATGTGGCCAACCTGGTTACACAATGTGCGAGAATGTGACACAGAATATAGTTTGGGATGGACTTCATTACAGCGAAGCCGCTAACCGTGTAGTTGCCTCCCAAATCCTTTCTACAAAATTTTCCACACCACCTATAACCTTGGATTCTTTTTGGAAATCTTGA
- the LOC113296108 gene encoding triosephosphate isomerase-like: MNFVCVLADYNVFVCVSADFSSGGAFGVSMFEAVVKHENKVQKISRLDFIFHYLSVSAFVEVQVLEEDEKVVVVASSGSCVSAESIEMLSSLNIPWVILNLFERSALLNESNEFFRKKVAYALSQGFKVIAGVSETLE, translated from the exons ATGAATTTTGTATGTGTACTAGCAGATTACAATGTGTTTGTATGTGTGTCAGCAGATTTTAGTAGTGGCGGCGCTTTTGGA GTGTCTATGTTTGAGGCAGTTGTGAAGCATGAGAACAAGGTTCAGAAGATATCACGACTTGATTTCATTTTTCACTACTTGTCTGTTTCTGCGTTTG TGGAGGTAcaggttttggaggaggatgagAAGGTAGTGGTGGTGGCCAGCAGCGGTTCATGTGTGTCTGCTGAAAG TATTGAGATGCTTTCCAGTTTAAACATCCCCTGGGTTATTCTCAACCTCTTTGAAAGAAGTGCTTTGCTAAATGAATCAAATGag TTCTTTAGAAAGAAAGTTGCATATGCACTTTCTCAAGGATTTAAGGTGATTGCTGGTGTCAGTGAGACTCTTGAATAA